TGTCATTGCTGCAGGTTTGGTTTATGGACGAGGATTCCTCAGTGAACTGATCTGAGATCGTGCAGGTGAATCTGATCTCTCCGTCCTGAGGTCGAATGACGTGCTGCAGCTTGGAGCCAGATTTTTTTTGACTCCCCACAGTCCAGCTGTAGGAGACGTCATGAACAGATGTACTGCACTCCAGGAAGACTGTGCAGGATTGATTCAATGCATCACGAGTCACATTGATTGACAGGAGAGGCTTCTTTATGGGCTCTAATGtgggaacagaaagagaaaagaggggcAGAGCAGCTTCAACATCACTGCTATGAACAAGATCTGCAGGTTCACAGTTAACACTGATCCTCCTTTTTTCACTGTAGATAATCTGGAAATACCACTTGGAAACAGATGTAAAGTGTTTATTCTTCgatgtttttctgaattgaaCTCTTGTATGAAAATCACCATGatgttgtttttaatcataaatCCCTTTACACCAagttaaaatgacagaaaaacgGTCCAGAAAAAATTATCACTGAACATTGATGGGGAACCTCATGTTGATTTTACTTCTTCaagaaattattaaaaacaacaaataataacCAGGTCTCTTACCATGAACTCGTAGAGTGAACGTGATTGTTGGTCTTTGCATGTCATTCACCTCTGAGACAAAATGGTAATCCCCTGAGTCTTGAGGAGTCAGATTTCTGACTGTTAAACTAAAGTTCTGAGGGTTTATTTGTATTCTGTCCTCAAACTGATGGTTTTCTTTCACTGGCCCATTGTATGATGCAATTCTGACGCCTCCATATTTCCACTCTGCCAGTGTGACTCCTTCAGTCGACAGTAAACCTGATTTAAACTCCACAGTTTCTCCAACATTTTTATGGATGACAGATTCCTCTCTGGAGGCCTCCacatctgaaaaacagaagcagattcagtttaaaactcacattttttgtttgtttgtaagCTCACCTCTCACTAAACATCAGGAACCTTCCTCAGGTGGCTGGAACCTCCTGAGTTGAGTGATattagtgtgtttgtgtgattttgtgtgaCACACACTGAAGGAGGAGTGTGGACTATTTCACCATCTGTCAACATACAatgtttaaattgaaaaaatacaTAGTTCTTGTAAATTTGATCTATATAGCATCTTTCACAGATAAAGAACCACAAATTGCTTTAGAGtggacacaacaacacacaaataaCAAGGTCCAGTGTTCACccctttatgtgtgtgtgtgtgtgtgtgtgtgtgtgtgtgggggggggggggggggggggggggctggagacATGTTTAGATCTTTACTGAGTCTTTCAACTTCAAATTGTGCAGCCATGTTTCAGGACATGTGGTCAACAGGAGGAATACAGTTTCCTAGTATTATGACATCGTCCAGTTTGATAACAGGTGATAAAATCATTCAAATCTGTTGAGAAGattccagctgcagctggaggtcaaacaagaaaaagagTTTGGGTAACATACCTGGTTTGTCTGTAAAAGTGTCATTGCTGCACGTTTGACTGATGGACGAGGATTCCTCAGTGAACTGATCTGAGATCGTGCAGGTGAATCTGATCTCTCCGTCCTGAGGTCGAATGACGTGCTGCAGCTTGGAGCCAGATTTTTTTTGACTCCCCACAGTCCAGCTGTAGGAGACGTCATGAACAGATGTACTGCACTCCAGGAAGACTGTGCATGATCGATCCAATGCATCACGAGTCACATTGATTATTGACAGGAGAGGCTTCTTTATGGACTCTAATGTatgaacagaaagagaaaagagggacaGAGCAGCTTTAACATCACTGCTATGAACAAGATCTGCAGGTTTACAGTAAACTCTGACCCTCCTTTTGTCACTGTAGATAATCTGGAAATACCACTTGGAAACAGATGTAAAGTGTTTAttcttcaatgtttttctgaattgaaCTGTTGTATGAAAATCACCATGatgttgtttttaatcataattCCCTTTACACcaagttaaagctcgtgtccggagtttccgttcgtttccaacatatgtatcatttttcaacagagcttaaatgtgtcagtctggttcgatactacaatataatattagcataaagcaatataaaaatgtatttatgagccccgccttcatctCGTAGACCCCcttgttatccgaaaaagcgccggtcagcgtcaacCAATCGAtgtcgagcttccgcattcgcgtgttgtcaatcaaagtgtggagcagccagagagcacgcgcactcgcccaggcagaggagagttagctccgcagcagccgccgcgcttacctcagatatatccactgtctgctgaacatccaccgtaagcagctaaacatgtaggatgctgtaggactcggaggctctcattttcacccgacggataacagcgtgcacaattaaaggggcgtggcttggtcgctcatgaaagcagagggagggcggaacctgagacattggattaaaaaaaacctctctctttcaaaactccagacacacgctttaaaatgacagaaaaatggTCCAGAAAGAAACAACGATCACTGAACATTGATGAGAAACCTCATGTTGATTTTACTTCTTCaagaaattattaaaaacaacaaataataacCAGGTCTCTTACCATGAACTCGTAGAGTGAATGTGATTGTTGGTCTTTGCATGTCATTCACCTCTGAGACAAAATGGTAATCCCCTGAGTCTTGAGGAGTCAGATTTCTGACTGTTAAACTAAAGTTCTGAGGGTTTATTTGTATTCTGTCCTCAAACTGATGGTTTTCTTTCACTGGCCCATTGTATGATGCAATTCTGACGCCTCCATATTTCCACTCTGCCAGTGTGACTCCTTCAGTCGAAAGTAAACCTGATTTAAACTCCATATTTTCGCCAACATTTTTATGGATGACAGATTCTTCTTTGGAGGCCTCCacatctgaaaaacagaagcagattcagtttaaaactcacattttttgttttatcagacGACCGCCACAGTTTATGTactgagagaaagaagagcCGCACATCCTTCTTCTAAACTGCTTTAGTTACAGGAATTAATCTCTTTCAACTCCAGGAAACGCTGAACAGACCACCAgcccatcacagagcaaacacagagtcACACTAACAGGCAATTTACTGtcacatttatgtttttggactgcTGGAGGACCCAGAAACATGTAAACAGCACACAAAGGCCTCCTCAGTCCAACTCAGACtcactcagctctgctgtggctccagaaacaagaagcaggaaaaGGCGACAGAAGCAGCAGGTTGAAGTTGTGCAGTTTAAACAGAAGGCATGCAGAAGGCAGCAGAGAGCTCTGAGAAAGGGAggatgacctttaacctctgctTTACTGAGGCTGATAACTTCTATTAAGTAGAGACTCTCTGAAGGTCActgttttattactttgaatTGTCTCCCTCATGAAGGATTCTTTGATAAAGGGAATATAGTTGTATTATTGTCGTGTTGCTGCAGCATTGCCAGGTTCATGGGATCTGTGGGGTCGAAAGTCTCAATATAGTTCTTTTCTCAacagtttttactttttgactgatcattttattgtatttcctCTTTTAATCTTTTAGAAGTATTTTTGGAATATTAAAATTCACTTGCTGTCACGCTCTGATATGTTTAAAAACTTCCTCCAACAGCATGTTGGtgcaaaaaatggcaaaaataaggaactaaaaaacagctgagatcgACAAACGTCATGCAAACAGCAGCGGCTGTGTCTGATGGCAGGTATCTAACATTTATTTCAGACTATAGTTTTATTCACATTGTAATGTTAATGTCACACTGAGACCAATCCCATGTTGTTTTCTGGAGGACTAAATCAATTCAGGAATTATGGCCCCTTAAGATAAGTGAGAACAGGCACCAATAAGTCTTCACATGTCTTCACTCAGACCACTTGGCGAGGTGGTCTGGCAGCATTTGCTCACATTTTGGCCGTGAGAACAATTTGCGTCTTGAATCCACTGAGGGACAGCGGCGTAGCTGGAAAATACGTCATACACACTGGAGCTGGCGGTAAATTTCCTCAGTGAGgcgcttcatcattcttcaatttCAGCCAGTATTCTGTGTGTTAAATTACAGAGTGTTCATAAACCAGACAGCGATGGACTGTATGAATTAACACCACTGGTtggtttcattttctgtcatttattttgataatcagtgattggtggagTCTCTCCTAAATCCCACCTTCCTGGAGCAAATTTTCTGGCCCTTCCAgatgtttatctgctcttttattgtaAATTATTTTTAGAAATTGAAAGGCAATTATTGATAGTTTCATATCACTTCTTGTTGGAGCTTAAATTTTCAGTTTCAGAGTCTCTGTCTCTTGTTttgcctccctcctccaccctcctccacctcatccTGCATGCTTCCTGCATCCACTCCTTGGCACATTTATTCATCCTCTACACTCTCCTCCCTATTTGcatgtttcaactgaaaatacaTCTTTTATCCGTTTTTTGTTGatgaaaagtttcacgtttacacagcaacgttttaaAATGATGATGTTGCCAAacgttgctgctgttgttcatTTAGGAGAAACACTTACTCTGCTTGTGGTGCACATGAACAGTtgctgcatttcagaaaagttgttttcctctgtttacaaGGAGCTGGAGTCAGACTGTTCTGAAAAAGTTCCACcctgggagccattttcaaaaagcggctttttcttttatgttgtgAACCTTTTTGTTGTTGGACACTTGGTGGCAGTAGTTGGGCACATGTTTCAAATATCAGAGGGCAGAGgtcacaggaagaggaggtcAAACAGTTTTCATCAGACCAGAAAACCAGACAACCAGGAACAGAAACCAACTTTCTAGAGGAAAACCTGGTCTGTCCATCATTAGCTTCACATCGATTAAACCATCAACTCAACCACAagaagactgactggagactcagctgattggctgtgtgtGGGTTCACTCCACACCAGCTGGGCAGTGATGAAGGTAAACATTTCCATCCATCCCAGCTCTTCTCATTGATCTTCTTTTCTTTAAGGGTTCATTCCACAACGGGGAGAAAGACCTTCTTGAGCCGCAAACCTCCAAGACTGCTGCTGTCCAGCTGGTCAGTAAGTTACCCCAgaacaccacaacacacacacacacacacacacacacaccaccagtcTGCATATAACCAGATacaatggccctcatttatcaaatggTAGTACGACCGTATATGGGCGTacgcccgtcgtacgtccacatgaaagacgggttggttatttatcaatttggtcgtgatcgttcggaaagatgaaatctcacgacaggtcGGACATCGTGTacacaagtttcagtcagtgcagACTTGCGGTGCAGTGCAGAAGAACCTGGCGGAGCGCGAAAATAACTAtatctcaaacacgccataaagcacaagcagcaaaCATTCattacagattaaaaaataaataaataaataaaatgatgcccttacggaatatctaataaaattcttcctcttgggattaataaaggatttttaactttcaataagtccGCTGGTTCAttctgccacggagaggagcagttttaacagtgcgcaaagacgcagacgctgctgctgcggagctgcttcagacgctcagatccagcgggggaaacgctgctgttcctgttcattcccgaaaaggtgtgtgactttatttaggtaGTTTTACACAACATTGCACTTGCGACAGAGTTACTTGATGCGCTTGCGCCAC
The nucleotide sequence above comes from Salarias fasciatus chromosome 3, fSalaFa1.1, whole genome shotgun sequence. Encoded proteins:
- the LOC115386235 gene encoding SLAM family member 5-like, with protein sequence MAAGRLPGLSCFFTFSVLGLLGVCFPHDVEASREESVIHKNVGETVEFKSGLLSTEGVTLAEWKYGGVRIASYNGPVKENHQFEDRIQINPQNFSLTVRNLTPQDSGDYHFVSEVNDMQRPTITFTLRVHEPIKKPLLSINVTRDALNQSCTVFLECSTSVHDVSYSWTVGSQKKSGSKLQHVIRPQDGEIRFTCTISDQFTEESSSINQTCSNDTFTDKPGTFRFWVEALVHSNQQTRMKLNFIPLFFMVMVPSTSLFKALEEESALCSE